One stretch of Vulpes lagopus strain Blue_001 chromosome X, ASM1834538v1, whole genome shotgun sequence DNA includes these proteins:
- the SOX3 gene encoding transcription factor SOX-3, translated as MRPARDVASGASSLRVPGDLARSTLASLPFPPDPLAHRPPSAPPTESPGLFTVAAPAPGAPSPPATLAHLLPAPAMYSLLETELKNPVGPPTPAAGAGGPAAAGGAGKSSATAAGGATAGGGNGGGSSGGGGGSDQDRVKRPMNAFMVWSRGQRRKMALENPKMHNSEISKRLGADWKLLTDAEKRPFIDEAKRLRAVHMKEYPDYKYRPRRKTKTLLKKDKYSLPGGLLPPGAAAAAAAAAAAAAASSPVGVGQRLDTYTHVNGWANGAYSLVQEQLGYAQPATMSSPPPPPALPQMHRYDMAGLQYSPMMPPGAQSYMNAAAAAAAASGYGGMAPSAAAAAAAAYGQQPATAAAAAAAAAAMSLGPMGTVVKTEPSSPPPAITSHSQRACLGDLRDMISMYLPPGGDAADAASPLPGGRLHSVHQHYQGAGTAVNGTVPLTHI; from the coding sequence ATGCGGCCAGCTCGAGACGTCGCATCAGGTGCGAGTAGCCTGCGGGTTCCTGGCGACTTGGCGCGGAGCACTTTGGCCAGCCTGCCCTTCCCGCCGGACCCGCTGGCCCACCGGCCCCCGAGCGCCCCTCCGACGGAGTCCCCAGGCCTTTTCACCGTGGCCGCTCCAGCCCCGGGAGCGCCTTCTCCTCCCGCCACCCTGGCGCACCTTCTTCCCGCCCCGGCCATGTACAGCCTGCTGGAGACCGAGCTCAAGAACCCCGTGGGGCCACCCACCCCAGCGGCGGGCGCAGGCGGCCCCGCAGCCGCCGGCGGCGCAGGCAAGAGCAGCGCGACCGCAGCCGGCGGCGCGACCGCAGGCGGCGGCAACGGCGGGGGCTcgagcggcgggggcgggggcagcgacCAGGACCGCGTGAAGCGACCCATGAACGCCTTCATGGTGTGGTCCCGGGGGCAGCGGCGCAAGATGGCCCTGGAGAACCCCAAGATGCACAACTCCGAGATCAGCAAGCGCTTGGGCGCCGACTGGAAACTGCTGACCGACGCCGAGAAGCGGCCGTTCATCGACGAGGCCAAGCGACTGCGCGCCGTACACATGAAAGAGTACCCGGACTACAAGTACCGGCCGCGCCGCAAGACCAAGACGCTGCTCAAGAAGGACAAGTACTCGCTGCCCGGAGGCCTGCTGCccccgggcgccgccgccgccgcggccgccgcggccgccgccgccgccgccagcagcCCGGTGGGCGTGGGCCAGCGCCTGGACACGTACACACACGTGAACGGCTGGGCCAACGGCGCGTACTCGCTGGTGCAGGAGCAGCTGGGCTACGCGCAGCCCGCTACCATGAgcagcccgccgccgccgcccgcgctgcCGCAGATGCACCGCTACGACATGGCCGGCCTGCAGTACAGCCCCATGATGCCGCCCGGCGCCCAGAGCTACATgaacgccgccgccgccgccgccgccgcctcgggctACGGGGGGATGGCgccctcggccgccgccgccgcggccgccgcctaCGGGCAGCAgcccgccaccgccgccgccgcggccgccgccgccgccgccatgaGCCTGGGCCCCATGGGCACGGTGGTGAAGACCGAACCCAGCTCGCCGCCGCCCGCCATCACATCGCACTCGCAGCGCGCGTGCCTCGGCGACCTGCGCGACATGATCAGCATGTACCTGCCACCCGGCGGGGACGCGGCCGACGCCGCCTCGCCGCTGCCCGGCGGCCGCCTGCACAGCGTACACCAGCACTACCAGGGCGCGGGGACTGCCGTCAACGGAACCGTGCCGCTGACCCACATCTGA